The Candidatus Thorarchaeota archaeon region AAACACGACTCTGGAAAAGTGTACGTGATTGTCCAGCCCGACAAGAAGTACCACGCCGGTCAGGAGAAGAGTGAGGACGAGGTTGCGGTGGAACTCCTCAACGGAGTCGTGGAGGACGTCGAACCATTCGCGGACGCCGAGGTCTGCGTAGAACAGGCATTGGCGCTGATATGCTCAACACCTCCCACCACTGTCAAGGAGATTGCTCGTATCTACGGGAGAATGCTGTCGTGCTCCGTGTCTGCTGCAGACGCGCTCAAGATCCTTGTACGCAAGCGTATGATAACAGTAAGTGAAGGCGATGTCCGTCCCACTGAACTGGGCAGGGCCACCTCGCTGTCGTTCTTCACCCCATCAGAAGGACTGGAAGTGCTCAGGCTCGCAGGGAAGATGGATGTCATCGACATTGCGGTGAGCCTCGAGCCCTTCGAGAATGTGTACCTCAGCACGCGCCTGCAGGGCGAGGTCGACGCGGCGTTCAGGACACACATGCCCACGAGGCTCTTCTCGGGCGTATTCTCTGACCTGGGCGACCTGTCACGGAGGGATGGAGGAGCCGCAAGGCTCGCTGACTGGGTATATGATGTGCTGGGCCGATGGACCATGAAGATCTTCAACTGCGGCTGTCCTCTCTTCCCCGAGTGCGACCATGCAAAGATTCGGTTGGGTCGATGGATGGTCGACAGGCGAAAGGAGGGACTCAACCCATCAGGCATAGCGGCACAACTCCAGAGGGAATTCGAACTATGGGCTTATCCGGGAGACATATTCTCGTGGCTCGACTCGCTCATTCACACATTGAAAGGTGTTCAGAGAATATCCGCCGTCGCAGGAAAGGTCGACCTGGGCGCCGAGATAGACGAGCAGATTGCCCGAATCGAGAGGCCACTCGAGTCCGCCCTGAGCGACGACAAGGACAAGGAGAAAGTGGAGGGGGACGGGCAGGGGGAGGAGAAGGAGGAAGTCGAAGGGGAAGAGATGGAAGAGACAGAGGAGGACTGGGAGGGAAAGGAGGAGAAGAGGCCGGCAGAGGGCTAGGACCCAAGTGTATCCTGTGTACACTTACCGGACTCGAAGCTGACCCGCAGACTGGTGAGGTCCTCAACGGAGAGCGAGTCGATATTGAGGTCAAGCCATAAGTGAAGGTCTCGTCTGATTGCCTCTTTTGTTGGCAGCTCCTCCACTACGAGTGGAGTTGGTTCGGGTATCAATTGGAATCTGGTGCAGCCGCACTTGCACGCCCCATCGAGCACCACGTCAACATCAGTTGTACAGTCACCACAGTTGCGACAGCGGAATATCAAAGCGAGAACACACCTGAAGGGGACCACACAGGCCTGGACTATGAGGGTTGGTAATGCGGGGGTATCACGCTGATTCATGAGATAGACTTATGTGGCGTTTGTCTGTCAGACTGCCCTGTGGGGCGCTCAGAATGGTCAAGACATGCACTCTGTGCCGAGGGAAACCAAAGTTTCGTTGCGACCACTGCCGTAACGAGTTCTGTCAGGACCACGCCATGAGATGCCCTTCATGCGGGACCATATCCTGCATTCGAGACCTGGGACGCAAGCCGATATGCCCCAGTTGCAAGACCCACCTTGATATCTGCCCTGAGTGTCTTATCAATGGTAAGATAGTGCGGACAATTCATGGTGCTGGTGTCTGCCCCGAATGCGGATGGTCTCCGGGCACCTAGAGCAGCAAGAGAAGCCACAGAAGCACCACGGCTGCAAAGGCGATGACCGCAATGACCTTCCCTCTGGGTCCAAAGCCCCAGATGATGGGGATGGGACCTATCAGCACAACCCCTCTGCTACTCGTCTGACTATCTCCTGTCCTATCGTGCGACGAGCGTGACTCAATCATTAGCCCCGCAAGTATCAGAGCCACGCCTATTAGAATCAATGCAACACCAATGAGTGTCAACATGGTACCGGTCTGCATGCTAGCTTTCCTCCATTTTCATCTTGTCCCTGGTGTCAAGTGTTCCCGTCGGTAGTGTGAATTCCATCCTCTCATATCCACCCACCCTGTCTCCCGTGTTGGCCCAGAGTACCACCATGTCTCGATGGACCTCGTATTGCAGACGTGTCTCGACAGCCTCGACCCTGGTCCTGTGTGGGAACCGCCAGATGATCTCAAAGTCATATGGTGCGTCCTCGTCCTCAAGCCACGTCTCGATGGTGTTGACAGTCTCTCGGAATCGTCCTGCAAAGTCGATGAGATAGACGATTCCTACCACATTGCTGTCGCCCTTCATGAACACATCCGCATACCGCACTATCGACCTGACCTCCTCACCGTTTATCTCAACGCGCTCCTCGTTGAGGAAGCCCTGCAGATTGGCAGAGAGCTTACGAATCTCACTCTCAAACAGCCCCTCGTCACCCGTTACCCGCCGATAGTAGCCGAGTGGGTCACTGTATTCAAAGCAGAGCCGTTCGTGTATCTCTCCGCTGACGCTCACACTGAAGAATGAGTCCGCATGAAGCGGAACTACGCCGTCAGAATCTTTGTCCGCCATCATTGTCGTCGTATCACCTCACTGCAGGGGCACCGAGTCGATTCCAGCCTCTGCAAGATGTTGCGCAAGCACTGGGGCGTTGTCCGTGAATGCGTACGCGATCCTAGGTGCCACCGACCCTGCAAACTCCATCAGATGGGGAAAGTCAGCATGCGCACTGAGCGGGATTCCTCTCTTGCCGAATGCAGAGCCACTTAGCGCCCATCCCGACAGCGTGAAATGCTCCAGTCTGTCCTCAATCGACCGCGCCGCTCTGACTCCATGAATAGTCCGAAGCGCTTCAGCCGTGTGCTTGGGAGACGATGTGACAATGGAACATCCGGCGTCCAGCATGAGCTTCGCCTCTCGACTGTGAACCGATGTGAACACGAGCTCGGCACCATATCTGTTGTATACCGATGCAACAGCATCAATCACTCTGTTCCCGGACACCACCCCGATGCCTGCGGACTGGAGTAGGGCTATGGTCTCCTGCGCTTTACCCAGAGAATAGGTCTGGAAGCTGGGAATCAGTCCGGACTCGATTGTCTCTCTGGCAGTCTGTACAATCTTGGTATGCACTTCTCGTCTGTCAGGAAAGACCCACTCTGGTGAGCCATAAGTGGCCTCAGTGATAAGGACATCTGCCGACACCGGTCGTGCCCCCTTGTGTACTATGCTGTCCACGGGATTGAAGTCGCCTGTGTAGAGGACTGAGGGGCCACCATCAAGCTGGATTAGGAACATTGAGGAGCCGATGACATGTCCAGAATCCAGAGGGGTTATCGTGGCTCCGTCGTGAAGTATTGTATCGCCATGGACTGCAATGCTCAGATGCCAGTCCGGCCTGCCGCCCCTCGCTTTGAATGTGCGGACAGTGGCTTCGGTGGCAATCACATGACGCGCTCTCTCTAGGCCCACAGTATGGTCTGAATGGGCGTGAGAGAGCAGGGTGGTGCCGTGGGGAAGTGCCAAGTCCAGACCGAAGCGGACGTCACCGTATTTCAGTAGAATACCGTGGTCCATCCATTGCAGGGTCAGCGTGGGCATATTCAACACCAGGGCCGTACAGGCACAGTCACAAAAGCCTACCTCTAAAGTGTCTTCTTCATCAGCAGAAGCCGCGTTGTCTCTACCGGACGGCCGCACTTCTGCGACAGCGAGTCGATGAGTGAGTCCTGTCCCGAACCACACTGAAGCAGTTCAATCGCAGTGGAGCGTGATGCCAGCGACTGTCCTGTGAGCAGACGAGC contains the following coding sequences:
- a CDS encoding DUF131 domain-containing protein, producing MQTGTMLTLIGVALILIGVALILAGLMIESRSSHDRTGDSQTSSRGVVLIGPIPIIWGFGPRGKVIAVIAFAAVVLLWLLLLL